From Pseudomonas poae, the proteins below share one genomic window:
- a CDS encoding HIT family protein, with protein sequence MDCIFCSIVQKTSPAHILWEDERHMAFLSIFPNTPGFSVVIPKQHYGSYAFAQSDAVLSELIVAAKKTALQIDRAFPDVARTGMMLEGYGVDHLHAKLFPMHGTGPDSAFKPISSRVDKFFDAYEGYISSHDFVRAEDAELAELAAHIRSFG encoded by the coding sequence ATGGATTGTATTTTTTGCAGCATCGTTCAAAAGACCTCTCCAGCCCACATTCTGTGGGAAGACGAACGGCACATGGCGTTTCTATCGATCTTTCCCAACACCCCGGGTTTCAGCGTGGTGATCCCCAAGCAGCATTACGGCAGCTATGCGTTTGCGCAGTCGGATGCGGTGTTATCTGAACTGATCGTTGCGGCCAAGAAGACCGCGCTGCAGATTGACCGGGCATTTCCCGATGTGGCACGCACGGGGATGATGCTGGAGGGGTATGGCGTGGACCACCTGCACGCGAAGCTGTTCCCGATGCATGGGACGGGGCCGGACAGCGCGTTCAAGCCCATCAGCTCCAGGGTGGACAAGTTCTTTGACGCCTATGAGGGCTATATCTCATCCCACGATTTTGTGCGGGCCGAGGATGCCGAGTTGGCGGAGTTGGCGGCGCATATTCGATCTTTCGGTTGA